ATAATCCTCACAAGCCTTTCCTTGTCGAGCTCGGGCTTGGCTATCACGATGTCATGGATTACTCCCCTTTTTATGTACCTGTCTATTTTGTCTATGTATCGGTGTATTCTCACGCCGTCTATATCTCTCCGGCCGTTAGGTTCTTCATCAATAAAGCCGGCCACGTCATAGCCGAGGTTGGGTTCATTCCTGAGTGCGGCAAGGGCGAGTCTCCCTGCCTCGCCGGTGCCCAATATCAGCACCTTTCTCTTCATAAGACCAAAAGAGTACAGGAGTCTCTTTATGCTGGTTCTTATGAGGGGGAAGAGCAGAAGCGACAGCAGCGACATGGTCAAAAGCAGTATCCTTGAGAATGCTGCTCCCTGTTTTCCGATAAAAAGGATAGTAAAGATCGTGAGTGAAGCAAAAAGGGTGCACTTTGAGAGAAGCTTGGCCTCATCCCAGAAGGCAAACCTTTTTGAGTATGCACCTTCATATGCGAGTATGAAGAACCATATCGGAAAGATCCAGTAATACATGCCTATCCTGTATTCAAATGGCGGCACATTATGAAATACGAGGGGAATGATGTTTTCTCTTATAAAAGCCGAGAAATAGAAAAACACTGATAGTGTAAGAATATCAGAACTCAATAGCAGAAAAACACCTATTCTGTTCTTCATCTTGGGATTAAATACCCTGATTTTCACCAGCCCTCCGGTTAAGACGTTTAAAGTATAGTAATAAACATCTGAGTTTTATATTATGAAAAAGGGGGTGGATTCGTCAAAGACTTGAAATAATGTCACGTTCTCCATATAATTAAAAACATGCTTTCCAGACTCCTGAGCGCTACTCTTATTGGTATCGAGGCACATCCTGTTGAGGTGGAAGTGGATATTACCTCAAAAGGGCTTCCTCATTTCTCCCTGGTTGGACTTCCCGATACAGCGGTCAAGGAGAGTCGGGACCGTGTGAGGGCAGCACTGAAGAACACGGGTTTTGTCTTTCCATTGAAACAGATTACTGTGAATCTTGCACCTGCTGACCTGAAAAAAGAAGGTTCCTCCTTTGATCTCTCCATTGCACTCGGGGTCCTTGCCTCCGAAGGAGTTTTTGCCTCAGAATCCCTGAAGGGCTACATGGTGACAGGGGAGCTCTCTCTTGACGGAAGGCTCAAACCCGTAAGGGGCGCCCTGTCAATGGCCATAAAATCAAGGGATATGGGGCTTAAAGGGATTATCTTGCCGGAGGAGAATGCCCCGGAGGCTGCAGTGGTAGACGGGTTTCCAGCGTATGGAATGAGTAGTGTCACTGAGGTCATAGAATTTTTGAAGGGGGATATCTCTGTAGATCCATACTTGACAGACATTAAAGAAGTTTTGAATATAGCCTCGCAGTATGAGGAGGACTTTGCTGAGGTCAGGGGGCAGGAGCATGCAAAGAGGGCAACGGAGGTTGCTGCATCCGGAGGACATAACATTCTCATGATAGGGCCTCCCGGGTCAGGAAAGACCATGCTGGCAAAGCGCCTTCCGACCATACTTCCGGGGATGACGTTTGAAGAGGCACTCGGGGCTACCAGGATCCATAGTGTTGCCGGCACCCTTAACTCTGGACAGTCCCTGCTTGCGACCAGGCCCTTCAGGTCTCCTCACCATACCATATCAGACGTGGCCCTTATAGGCGGCGGGCAATTTCCAAGGCCTGGAGAGGTATCGCTTGCACATAACGGCATACTCTTTCTTGATGAACTGCCCGAGTTCAAGAGAAACGTACTTGAGGTCCTGAGGCAGCCACTCGAGAATGCAGAGGTGACCGTGTCAAGGGCTGCTGCCACTGTTACATATCCGGCAGGGTTTATGCTGGTTGCCGCCATGAACCCCTGTCCCTGCGGTTACATTGGGGATGCAAAGCACCAGTGTACATGCACTCCCGGGCAGATACACAGGTACAGGACAAAGGTGTCGGGCCCGTTGCTTGATCGTATAGACATCCATATAGAGGTGCCTGCAGTTCATTATAAAGATCTGTCCTCCAGCCATAAGGAAGAGAGTTCTGCAGAGATAAGGAAGAGGGTTGTAAAGGCAAGGGAGATTCAGCAGGAACGATTCAGGGAGGAGAGGATATACTGTAACGGACAGATGAAGACCAGGCATATCAAGAAATACTGTGTTGTGACGAAAGATGCACAGGATATACTGGAGGCCGCCATGCAGAGACTCGGCCTCAGTGCAAGGGCATATTCGAGGATACTGAAGGTGTCACGCAGTATTGCGGACCTTGAAGGGAGCAGTGATATCCATTCTCACCATATATCAGAGGCCATCCAGTACAGGACACTGGATAGAGGGGTATACTGAATCCCCCCAAAGTACTGAATAAAATAATATTCTGCTATATCCGTTTTGAGACGATTAATAATACCGTCTATTGATTTACCAGTTATCCGCA
This genomic interval from Nitrospirota bacterium contains the following:
- a CDS encoding YifB family Mg chelatase-like AAA ATPase, with amino-acid sequence MLSRLLSATLIGIEAHPVEVEVDITSKGLPHFSLVGLPDTAVKESRDRVRAALKNTGFVFPLKQITVNLAPADLKKEGSSFDLSIALGVLASEGVFASESLKGYMVTGELSLDGRLKPVRGALSMAIKSRDMGLKGIILPEENAPEAAVVDGFPAYGMSSVTEVIEFLKGDISVDPYLTDIKEVLNIASQYEEDFAEVRGQEHAKRATEVAASGGHNILMIGPPGSGKTMLAKRLPTILPGMTFEEALGATRIHSVAGTLNSGQSLLATRPFRSPHHTISDVALIGGGQFPRPGEVSLAHNGILFLDELPEFKRNVLEVLRQPLENAEVTVSRAAATVTYPAGFMLVAAMNPCPCGYIGDAKHQCTCTPGQIHRYRTKVSGPLLDRIDIHIEVPAVHYKDLSSSHKEESSAEIRKRVVKAREIQQERFREERIYCNGQMKTRHIKKYCVVTKDAQDILEAAMQRLGLSARAYSRILKVSRSIADLEGSSDIHSHHISEAIQYRTLDRGVY